The Engraulis encrasicolus isolate BLACKSEA-1 chromosome 24, IST_EnEncr_1.0, whole genome shotgun sequence DNA window taaGGACTtaaagtcgactaaataatgactaaacaaaaaatgatttgtgaaagactaaaagtgactaagactaagaactaacttttagtcgactaaattcttactaacaaaaattatttgtgaaagactaaaaacgaccaagacgtagacttttttggggggctcagacataaacaaccacaactaaaacctatacatgaattgttaattggtaattaacatttaaagggacactatgggatttaattacagctgaatccatccaccgattttacttttagcagactgaccctaacgaatattgggggagaagcttctctaacaaaacaaaaatccctttacgaatacgtagcaccagcgacatattcacatttgtatgcactattgactgctttaccagaatggcaataagcaagtcctagtgcattactaaaggccctgtgttttattgtattgtgacttaaactgaagactaaaatgtttagactaaaaccAGACAAAATAGTTgtggacttttagtcgactaaataatgactaaacaaaaattatttgtgaaagactaaaactagacaaaaatgttgaggaattttagtcgactaaataataactaaacaaaaatgatttttgaaagactaaaagcgacgaagactaagaatggacgttgacacaagactaagactaagactaaataaaaaaatggatgacaaaattaacactgcttagcAAAGATGAATCTGCCCAATTTTAGCCTTGCGGAAGCTCCCTCAGATCATCACCAATCCTTGGCCAAATGTAACATCCAATGTACAGTAACACCTGGTCATCTAATGTTTTGATAGAGACCTGGAGAGGTCTACAAGCCACACTTACTGTGAAATTTATCAGAGAATGGGTGATAATCTGATGGTGCTTCAACAAGGCTTGAGTAGATTCATCTTGGCGAAGGGAGCGCAACTGAAGCCACATATGAAGTCATCTTGGAAGAAAACTAGCTTCCCTCCAATTCCATTGGAACTGTTTGTACGAAGGGTTCAGAATTAGCCGTTTCGTCCCTGTTTGGTAGCACAACAAAAACTAATTTTTAAGATTCATACTGCTACAAGAGGGATGATGATGAAGGGGTTGTGTGAAAATTTGTCAGCATAAGGAAGAATTCTTCAACACCATAATATACAGTTAGTCACATTCATACCCTCCTACTATTGCAAACACTGTCAGGGTGCAGTGATTTGATTGGAAACCTTCTGAgactgaaaaaaaagaatacataATAGGGAACCGAAATCCCAAAATTACAGTAGCTTTTTTTGATTGCTAAAGCTAAAATAGTGAGTCTGGAGGAATCCATATAGGCTATGGCAAACTGGAAGTTTTTTTGAATTACATGTTACTCTATTGTCCCATGGAATTGCTCTGAATGTAGTCAGCTGCTTTGTCAGAGAAAATAGATCCAGGTAGAAATAGTTATGTCACATATGTTACTAAACCTCCAACACATGAAACCATGTGATTGATGCTGGGTGAAGATGAGCCTGGACTGCTAGAAATTTAATTTTGTCCTAAAAAGATGAGTGTGAGTTAAAGTGAGTCAGATGTATTATTGGGAAAAGTGAGACACTTCATGCCATTATAAAGCACATGTTAATTAGGTCTCAAACACATTTCAGTGAAATATTAAATTAATTGGATTTATTGTTAGTAATACATTGTAGCACAGCCACAATGTCAGACCCTTATACCAGGAAGACATCcttggcaaaaaaacaaaaaaaacacccctCACAGAGATGGGGCGTGTAGCCACTGAGGTCATCCATGAAGTAATTGTCTTATCACCCCAAATATTGGCTTTGCAAAGTGTTCTTGTTAATCTAGCTGCTCGGATCCAAACGTGGTCTTCAAAGTTTTAAAGTAGAAAAGTCTATCAGCTTACACTGGGGTGGCTCACTTCACCCCACTAATATTTGGCCTGTCTCTGTTCACCCAGTCACTGTGTGAAGCGTAAAATGAGACATGGCCACTAACATTTTTTCAAATCATATTTGTACTGCCCTTTGCCCGGAAGATATTCAGATCACTACTATTGAATATCCTAAATAAGAGGGAAATATGTACATTTACAGACATAATATTCACTTGGCTAGAGAGAAGCTCCTCTGAAAAGTCTCACACATCCTTCTGCAGTCATCGGTGCcgcgaggggggtggggtggggtggtgtaggtgttacagattctaagggcccgacagcactgacagggcccctggaaggatgctgataacataatttgtcattttcgggacccaacatttgaatctttcatggggcccaacaatTTTAGTGGCGCCCCTGTCTGCAGTTAGACAGCTATCCATCAATAGTGGTAACTGGTAAGGTAactgacatactgtacaatatatgaGGGTGagacacactgtaggcctatctaaaaattggaaaagagggagaaaaagagtttGTGTTAAGGAAAGCAATTATGGGAGTGTTTGGCACAGCTGAACCTCAGTCATTTGGAATGAGACGATAAGGCCAACCGAAGTGCATCTTTTGTTTACATGCTGTAGACTAGGCCGGGGGGTTGGAATGTCAGTGAAATAAAGATTACAGTGAATGTAAGGACTGGTACTTGGAAGGATTGAATGGATGTACTGAAAATCTCTCTCTATCAACTGTGTTGAAGCGACTAGCTTGAAAAATGTgcaatcttaacataggcctaccctatACGATTTTCGTATGTAGGCTGGTCCATACGTAACAATCTATTACAGGGGACGTCACTCACGAGAGAAGCTATTGCTGGGTTTAGAAAGATCCCTTACCAAGGCAGGCTATCAACACAACAGTTGGCATTAGCCTAGACTATTTGCTTTCTCACCATTCGCCACGCTGCTGTCGGTCGCTCAGAATGCCTAAAGGCGCATTGGTGACAGTACGATATGGACCATACAACTCGTGTGGCATTGTTGATCACAGGACATTCCGACTCGAGGGCCTCCAAGGTAACCCTCAGGCGTAATATAAACTTCCCTGCACACTATAGATTGTAATGTATTCTTAAACCATTAACAGAATGCTGTCGTAGCCTATGTGTGAAATAAAATATTCTCAAAAGTAATCTTCTGCGTCATGTTGCCCTCTGTCCCAGCTGCCCTACGCGCATCCGGTCACCGATGTGTCCTTCAGAGTACCCTGGAGTGGAACAAAGTGGAGCTTGTTGTCAACGGAGAGTGCGTTTATGTGTGCAACATAAATGACCTAGAGTTTGGTAAAGAGCATTTCCATAGCCATTCACCTAAGCATACCGTAAATATTTCATTCGAAACATGGCGCTAAcgtgttctctctgtgtgtgtgtgtgtgtgtgtgtgtgtgtgtgtgtgtgtgtgtctgtgcgcgcgcgcatctACCGTAGGTGGTGAAGGACAACTTGATCAACTATGTAAGGCAGCAGTAACAGCAGTCAAGAATGCATATTAAAATACAACCGCATTATATGGATACAATTGTCCAGATAGGTTGTAAGCAAAATACAGCACACGCTCAACATGCATATCTAAATGTCTTTATTTACTACACAATTAACACAATTATGATTTTGTCCCACATTTTACTAAATGTAAGAACCTATGGCTTTCTGAAGAGGAAATATCCATGTGCTTTCCAGGTTATCTTGTGAAGATGCATAAAAATTCAACAGTAGTGCTTTATTATATAACTGCACATTCAATACAGTACATTCGAACTTGAACTTGAGGTCAACTTATAGCTTTTTTTTgtatagagttttttttaaagactttcAAACAGATATTTACCCAATAGTAATATTAAACAAATAGTAGGCCTAACTATATCTTACTAATACAGGCTAAGCATTTGTATCGAAAAGTGTGCTTTTCAATATCTATTTCAATGACTTTTATTCAGCATTTATAATGCAACTGAATGTGTAGCATTAATTTAGCTTTAGCTTCATGTCAACTGCATTTCCTCTTTCCATGGAAATAACAGCTCATGTTGCAGAGTGTAGCACTGTGTCCTCCTCATACCAGTTGTTGGGAGAATTCAAGTGTAACAGTGATGAGAAGATATCTCACAGGCTTGCGCCCAACAAGTGAAAGTATGTGTAACGCCTCCTTTGGTGGTTACGGATGTGCTCCTTTAGCGAACAGTCTGCCTTTGGCATATCCAGTACTTTTGCATGTCAGTTAACATTTTATGAAAGGTGGGCTTGTCATTTTCAATGATACAAACCATGGCTCAGTGACCAAGGTGCTCAAAAGTCCAAAAGCAGGTGCGGTACAGATTATGAGGTGACTGTCAGGTACATTTTGTGCGTTGTTTCTGGCTGCTACTGCGCTCAGGTGTGTTTAAAAGCTCCTGCCTTGAAACGCCTGTAGGTTAAATGCTGTGTCCAGAAAGCGCTTGAGCTCTGCCAGATGGGTGAACTTATTGCCCGTAGCTGGAGCGGCGGCTGGATCTCGGCCGACGTACCTGTAAGACATGTAGACATGGGCACATTTGTAGGCACATTTGTAGACTTGGGGCTCatacataaatgaattagtaattggtggttgatatgaagcaatgatgtttttttaggatagtccactaaaaacaaacaaacaaacaaacattccatacaatagtggcactggttgTCGTTGCGCCActattaatatttgttttacctgtccagggactgcagatggaaattagctatatagctataatctggcacaagccatctttttacttctgtaatcaatgtgtattgtgcatggtccctgttgaactaaactaaataaactaaactaaactaagccgccctactgctgaaacgtcactgacccatatacCGGTGTGTGTAAGTCAGTAAGTAAAATCCTTAATGCCACACAATATGATGTTAATTAATAGCTCAGTCCATGGGGGTGAAGGGAAGACgaagaaagggggggggtgttgggggaagAGCTTTGTCTTTTGAGACTTTAAAGATCCCACTGATTAGAACAGAATTGAACTGATGAGATCTAAAGAGATCAAAATTCTAATATGGTGGGCGATACAATGCCTCAGTGGGTAGGTGACGATGGGCTGAAGTCCTctgcacacactactactactgtacaaaGTATGtggtagtaggcctattacattgtAGCTGATGAAGCCAGGCTACTCCTCGCTGCACTTTACTCACCATATTGGCTTCTTGTTGTCGAGAACGGTGAGGAAGCGTGGCCTGACGTAGTCATAGTAACCCATGTTCTTATGCTCCTCCTGGCACCATATTAATTCAGCCTCTTGATACTTCTCGACCTCGGCTTTAATCAGGTCAAATGGGAATGGAGAtatctaaaacattttttttacaaagtaCAAAAAGTCAAAGAGTTGATATCAGGCACATGTCCTGGTttacaatactgtactgtatgtatacacacaACACCTTTGCAGATATGCAACTCAGGACCATATCAACTTACTTGAACTGGCTATATCACATATgcaaccgcacgcacgcacgcacgcactcacgcacacacacacacacacacacacaacttatttTCAGATGCATCATACCACATTAAAGTAATACAACACCTTATCAGATACACCATACACACCATCTCAGAATAAGTCTGTCCTCATATCATGATGCATAATGCCACAACTTTTTGTCCCTTGCAATGGGCCCACATCAGCCCATTGCATTTAAATCCATCAAATGTCAATAACAGGCATGTAAGACACAAGAGACAatgggttctttctaatatgtggactcccatcctcggtctgtgcttgtggcctcgcgtctCGCTGACACCCCACCTCCgcaaagaaaacaataaagtttccccgctgtcacccCAGCCACAACTTTATTTGGagaactattcttcattcaccatcccgattgcaaatgagacaatgacattagaattgcgcttttgcaagatattgaaatacacttctgtcctCCGTGACGTCAGCACGAgaccacaagcaggcaagggagcaagggaggatgggaggtagGACATTAGAAATAATCCTATTTCAAAATAACAGCCATGTGAGACACAAGAGCCTAGTTCAGTAGAGTGGGTACCTGTTCAAGTCTTGTAATGGCTACTTGGTCCTCCAGCCCATGCTGTTTCCGTTCTTTGGCCAGCTCATAATAGACCTTCCCCGTGCAGAAGATCACCCTCTTCACCTTCTCTGGATTTTGAGACACTGGTCCGCTATCTGGAATGATCCTCTGGAACCTCGTTCCTTTGAAATGGTACCACAGTCATATCAAAAAGGATGGCTTAgcagccaattctgggccccctatctccctgggcccgtgacaataTACCCCCAAtattgtccccctctgtcggtgggcctgatgctgcgtatacactGCATTGGTCTAGGCACCTCgagcgacatagacgctgcattcaggcacttgaaatttgagggtttttttaatttaaaatgtgGGTAGTATGTAAGAGTTGATTGAATACGTTAATatgcaagaggagggtcctagcttttaaatgcaacttgtttcatgttttatgtgcttcgtaggctgagatatttaggtttttgtacCCTGAGGAGGTGCTTAGGGAGGTgtcttaggcttaaatgggttaaacaaaGCTTGCATGCAGAAGACCCTATAATCACAATCACAAACTATTTGCATTGCTGCACTCATTACTGTGCAGCCTTATGTTCCCACGTAAGTAAATACGCTGTACTCTTAATGCATAGAGCTGCTTTATAAACCCTTAATTCAAGTTTAAGTTATCCAAGTCATGAATCTTTAGTTTAACTGTCTTGACCCATtcatgcctgaagcacctgcaaaaaacgcctgctgaatgcctaagcccttgttgggaaaatttccctcagcctataaaaaccttaatgggttaattcagctgtaacatagccacatttttaagtaaaaagctaaaatctcaagagcctgaatgcagcgtatatacgtctccaggcatcaaagggtaaacaacacatacgagtcatcaggcatcaatgggttaagaagcCCATCATTACCATGCATAAAAAAATTACCATGCTTCTAAAAAAATCCATTCAGGCTTATGGCTGCATCCTTTAACCCTTTCTGACTGACTGTGTTTATAGAAGGTAATTAATTGCAAGCTTGTTAGAAAAGGGTAACCAAGTGTTTTACCTGAAGCCATGTCATCAAAGCTAGATCTGGCATCTGGGTGCCTCAGCAAGGACTTTGGGGTGAAAATGATCAGCTGCAAAACAAGATGCATATTCATCAATAGAAGCCCCTTTCTCTACATAAAATGTCAAACCAGTTTTTATTTACACATGAGACAAAGCAAATCACCCAATTTAAAACAAACAGCACAGTTGTGTACTGACGCACATCTGTCACAGGTGAACACATCAAGCAGCACAAACAGTAGGATCCCCCTGATGGTGTTCGGCACAGGAAGACTATCTCATGCTCCAAAAAGCAGTGCATTTATCTGTGACTAGGGAGAACTGTAGACATCTATTGTTAGTGTTAAAATAAAACCAATACTTTGAAGTGTGGGATAAACATGGTGTTTAAGTTAAACATTTTGGAATTTGAATAATTAAAGTTATGCTATTATCATttcctgtagtatttgtgttgACAGACAATTCACACATTAACATCAGATCATAATCGACCGTttctatataaaaaaaacaaaaggaaataGATATACAACAGCTTACCGGTTTCCTAAATGGTAACAGAATCTGTCTCCTCAGCACGTGAAAGTAGTTGGCCGGCGTTGAGCAGTTGACCACGATCCAGTTGCAGTCGGACAGTTGCTGTACCTCAAAGTCCCCGCTGATCTCCTTCAGGTACCAAAAATGACACCATTAGACCTCCATCAACTGAATCACGAGAGGGCAAATTAGGGCtgtacgattatggaaaaaaattatcatcacgattatttggatcaaaattgaaatcatgattattaatcatgattatttatTATAATCATGCGTATAATCACGGTTAAATCACGACTTTCATTTTTTAAATCGTTGCAGCCAATATCaacattttttattcatttcgattaattgtgcaaccataggacacacacaacacacaggtacTGTAAAGGGTGACTGGAGAGTCAATACATGTTGCTTCTAAAGCCCTTATCTTTTAAAAGTATGATGTAGCGTCAATGCTGATTTTACATTCAATTCCACCCGCAAAAAGCTACAGCATTCTTTGCTATCCACTTGCTTATGCTGTAACAAAAAGGAGACGTGAACTGTTGGACATGTCCAGGGACAGTGATAAGCAGCAGATCAATAATCCTATTTGCTGATGAGCCCCAAGGGGAGTGGCTGGCTGGCACGTTGCGATGAGGGAGACTGGTGCTTAGTCTCGGCCCAtggctccctcttcctcttcctctccatgtctctctgtaAGTAAGCTCGGCTCTCCTACAGCGCAGCATGCCCTTGGGACTGACATACTGCTGAGCGGAACACTACTGGCCTGGGAGTCAGTCATCAGGAGTGCACGCAGTGCTAAACACTAAGGAACCAAACGCATAATAATCAAGAGGCTCTTCAGTGCTCACACAGGCGGACCCTTAAGGCCAGTCAGAGCCTTGTTtgggtagccaggctgtgccctcctagtgacgccacaccttcagcgtcgcctctagtcaggccaagaacaatacaaacaagATTCTGAGCTCCaggaaaaaaacgggaactcctcccactctgtcagggagcaaacaaccattagcaaactaagggaggtgggtcaaacataccgtttgggaaatgttaatagttaattatgctcttggtcagaccaattctcgcagagatttgaaagtcgatgataatcaggcaattgtttgggtggaggaggtggtgatgttGAGGCAGAGTTGAAGGGTCGGGGGTGGAAAGGAggtggacagagaggagagacgtGTGTAGATGAgttgaggagaagaagagaggtggagagagtgcTTGAGGAGTGGTGGAGAGGTGGTGGACATACAGGTGGAAAAGGTGGAGCAAGGGGTGAAGATGGAGGTGAAGAAGATAGGTGGATGGATAGAATGGTGGAGCAAGAGGTGAAGAGAGTTGAACAAGacaggtggagagggaggtggaaagaaagatgcagaggggagagatgaatggagagaggTGGAGCGAGAGAAgtcaagagagaggtggagagaggaggtggggagagagggccACTTACCGGGTAGCGGTCGGGGTCATCTTTGCTCATCTGCAGGAAGCGCTCAGGCCTTGCTGAGGAGTGCTCGGGGCCCTGGTGGAAAGTGTAAATATAGATCATCATAGTTCatcattttaacacacacacacacgcacgcacgcacgcacgcacgcacgcacgcacgcacgcacacacacacacacacacacacacacgactgaagGCATCAGTACTCAACGATGCACTAATCACAAAGAGTTTGATTCAAACAAGCAATCGCACCCAGCTGAGTTATTGCAAATAGCACAGATGTAAAGAATAAGAATAAGCACCTATTGCAGATGTGATTGCTGATGGCCAACTCTAATAAATGCCAATAAAAATCGCCTGGagacactaaatcctgcccattTTGAACTTAATTCTTTTaagtctttttttggggggggggggttggcctttattattataggacagtgtgagagtagacaggaaatgactgggagagagagatggggcagggtcgggaaatgaccccggccggactcaaaccggggtccccgttggCAATgtgagcccaaatgtggggggctcccgacacattttttttaacccacTGGTGGTATTCCTAAACATCCTAATAGGGTGgggaacagcccaatctggcaaccctgcaagcAACACCTGTTGCCTGAACTATCCACCTTTTACAGG harbors:
- the c24h10orf53 gene encoding UPF0728 protein C10orf53 homolog, translating into MPKGALVTVRYGPYNSCGIVDHRTFRLEGLQAALRASGHRCVLQSTLEWNKVELVVNGECVYVCNINDLEFGGEGQLDQLCKAAVTAVKNAY